The proteins below come from a single Ptychodera flava strain L36383 chromosome 6, AS_Pfla_20210202, whole genome shotgun sequence genomic window:
- the LOC139136024 gene encoding uncharacterized protein, with amino-acid sequence MIKQLIILIATLLQIFSVGANQTLLEEVAFWPFDQNELLSDVSGYGNHGINGGGAILVPNAQGTIAGAYQFTGNADSYVEFPNNGAYDTRYSIHVLMYIFPQGTNGPTFNFKRDDWRVHMSGGNEQFAARFMTRNTLSLTATVNTQTLELNNWNFVGASYNHNTGLAKLWVMDQLKSSKDIGIIELATNYEVRIGAVNIHSNFLRAMVSCMQVYDRELSPSEILAAESRCKIDTENPVINCTSDLSTSTFIDIPMTSVTWPIPLAADNSGTVQIRGSHEPGSNFSIGNTVVSYEASDPNDNKATCSFTITVEAKIRPLFDRVNGTSEALTTNEVIKRLDELSTSITGLYNMNVSQEQSKDIAYVVLNAIDVVAVAILSSFPDVESGRNDTDAFIQSLLNTADKLATFVLLNKEPGTDPLLLETSSLLLNLDSGSPSKFVNSSIEVGIGYGFILPGDDKLFFSLTEKEGSLNRIVKRLKRRSLQKENDGNGSSENDVLALSFTDREGNEVEVNNTTDEIQIMFASDFPANEEHVLVEGIYLDMDDVTYFGTVFKVSKLDHAVVIMLENSEPLYGNATSYIFNDVVKYSNQYRGYQFSVNVQFSGNHSKIFIPDDYFMTTGFYFLTFTILGKREMKFSVAVKEIMCTYMEKRSSTWGRDGCQVGVSSYFELLLSLENDLFSLTVD; translated from the exons CACTACTGGAGGAGGTCGCATTCTGGCCATTCGATCAAAATGAGTTGCTTAGCGATGTATCTGGTTATGGTAATCACGGCATCAATGGTGGTGGCGCTATTCTTGTTCCTAATGCACAAGGCACCATAGCTGGGGCTTATCAGTTCACAGGCAATGCTGACTCGTACGTTGAATTCCCAAACAACGGTGCATACGACACAAGATACTCTATACACGTGCTTATGTACATCTTTCCTCAAGGAACGAATGGTCCAACTTTCAACTTTAAACGAGACGATTGGAGAGTGCACATGTCGGGTGGTAATGAGCAATTCGCTGCTAGGTTCATGACACGAAACACTTTATCGTTGACTGCAACCGTAAATACACAGACTTTGGAATTAAACAATTGGAATTTTGTCGGAGCCAGTTACAACCACAATACCGGACTAGCCAAATTGTGGGTAATGGATCAGTTGAAATCATCGAAGGATATTGGTATAATTGAGCTGGCAACCAATTATGAAGTCAGAATTGGTGCAGTTAACATTCACAGCAATTTTTTGAGAGCCATGGTATCGTGTATGCAGGTGTACGACAGAGAGTTGTCGCCATCAGAAATCTTGGCTGCAGAATCTAGATGCAAGATAG ACACAGAGAACCCTGTAATCAACTGTACATCGGACCTCTCGACATCGACCTTTATCGATATCCCTATGACGTCGGTGACATGGCCTATTCCTCTTGCCGCTGATAACTCTGGCACTGTACAAATACGTGGAAGCCATGAGCCTGGGAGTAACTTTTCAATAGGCAATACAGTTGTGTCTTATGAGGCGTCGGACCCAAATGACAATAAGGCAACTTGTTCATTTACCATAACTGTGGAAG CAAAGATCAGACCATTGTTTGATAGAGTGAATGGAACAAGCGAGGCGTTGACGACAAATGAA GTTATCAAACGTTTGGATGAATTATCAACCTCGATAACTGGTCTTTATAATATGAATGTGTCACAGGAGCAGAGCAAAGACATAGCATATG TCGTGTTAAATGCAATAGATGTCGTCGCTGTAGCTATTTTGTCTTCATTCCCTGACGTTGAGAGCGGTCGTAATGACACAGATGCTTTCATACAATCCTTGCTGAATACGGCAGATAAACTTGCGACGTTTGTTCTTCTGAACAAAGAGCCAGGTACTGACCCCTTGCTACTGGAAACATCATCACTTCTATTAAATTTGGATAGCGGCTCGCCAAGCAAGTTTGTCAACTCCTCTATAGAAGTAGGCATTGGGTATGGATTTATTCTACCAGGAGATGATAAACTTTTTTTCAGTCTAACAGAGAAAGAAGGCTCATTGAACAGGATA GTGAAACGTCTAAAAAGGAGATCTTTGCAAAAAGAGAATGATGGAAATGGATCTTCGGAAAATGACGTTCTGGCGTTGTCGTTCACAGACAGGGAAGGCAATGAAGTAGAAG TGAATAATACAACGGATGAAATTCAAATTATGTTTGCGAGTGACTTCCCTGCCAATGAAGAACATGTATTAGTTGAAGGTATCTATCTCGACATGGATGATGTCACATACTTTGGAACAGTTTTCAAG GTGTCGAAGTTGGATCATGCAGTTGTCATTATGTTGGAAAATTCTGAACCTCTCTATGGAAATGCCACGTCATATATATTCAACGACGTGGTCAAGTATTCAAATCAGTACCGTGGATACCAGTTCTCTGTTAATGTCCAGTTCAGTGGAAACCATTcgaaaattttcattccagacgACTATTTTATGACAACTGGATTTTACTTTTTGACCTTCACTATTCTAGGGA AACGAGAAATGAAGTTCTCGGTGGCTGTTAAGGAGATCATGTGCACGTACATGGAAAAGCGAAGTAGTACATGGGGTAGAGACGGTTGCCAGGTTGGTGTTAGCAGTTACTTTGAATTGCTTTTAAGCCTCGAAAATGATTTATTCTCACTCACTGTTGATTGA